Below is a genomic region from Populus trichocarpa isolate Nisqually-1 chromosome 15, P.trichocarpa_v4.1, whole genome shotgun sequence.
aatcaccactccatcagatccttgaacatacggaacccaactgttcctttgtgccgtcatcttgctagtcttcaacagtttcattacaaactgttacatatacaaaaatagtactgtgtggatgatccttcaactaagcaagttcccaggaaagatttggaggggtcacactggtcccgcttaaaacccaatctcctagacagaacttcttaaaACGTATCTATCCACCGTACTGCCTtttcgtatatacaaccatttgctagctttgttgcggctttcctttacaagtgatctggggtatcccggttttatacctgatttctcaacatctggcgagaccaccagttcttagattcatcaagattggtcttcatcaatttccactctccacctcaaattgTCCACTTGATTGGGTGTctagagtgtcccaattttaccTTCCCTCAAGGCAATTCAAATCTCCCTACTTAGCAgttcaacacatgtaattgggtaaacatgtgcaccttcttcttcttcatctccatcgaccaccatgatgaccttcagatgcctcttcatcgggcaatctctttcaaTAATTCACCACTACCATTTtcggtctcaaatctcaacgatcggaccgtaccattgcatccggaacgattaaattagctggaaacaagtctgaaatcgttcaaatcgcatttcagacggttaagatttgatcaaaacaattctggcctgatgaacggcccagattcaatctcagatccggttgcacatagactctgctgcacagaatcttatccctcggctcgcggctcggctcggtTTCACAacggctcggctcaactcggctcgacttggctcggctcgcggctgatgATGTGGCAGGTGGGTTCCATTGTGCTGACGTGGCAGCTGACTGGtcgctgacatggcatgcctactgtgcatgatGATGTCACAAATACGTCATGCTGACATCATCAATATCCGGGTCAGTCACATGGGTCGGGTCatctggtattcgggtcgggcaacccatccgggtgaagaagacgcgtggggcgcgtctgcgcgcgtgggcaaacgccttgccggagagtgatggagagtgcggccatgtccgacgtccgattttgacgtcgttttcaccagtggctttgTCTCGTCCTCCTCTACacggtggtatggtcaaaacacaattttgacaactttcatttttgagcaaaaatcaaacaccacttcaaaccataagctctgataccaattgtagggaattccgaccggtgatgttctgatatttgcccattggaggctaagcacactgacacaatatttaacgtggttcggcaaaccgcctacatccacgggagaagccatttgattatatagggagagaacaagatttacaacaatagaggaggaggaatcatcccctctttggcaactctcaacctcactctatttctctcttttcagtgctgcaatggcagctactgctggctgccttggcagtccactctctcctacatttctcacatctttggctctacacactctctcattttgctctcaaccgtatgcctctatttataggcatccatggtgCTTCTCCATTTGTTCTTTGGTCAataatggtggctgccaactccagctcttcttcaacaaaggtggctgccaactccagctcttcttcaacaatggtggctgcaccTAGCAGCCCTCTTTGACAATGGCAATGGCAGCCATCTTCTTCTAGAAGATAGGCTGTAAATGCTCTATGATTGCTGCACATAATGGCAACAATCCTAACACCTATATCATGCATTATATCTGTGGATATCATTGCCAACAACTACTACCTCTTTATCAAAATCCTTCTCTGACTGCCCACGAAATTAAGTGTGTATCCAACCACTGGTTCTCTCTTATCTGGAACAATATTGAGTGAAAGTTTCACGGGCTTGTAAGAACATTATTTACAATCCTCCTACCAAGCCATATGCATCGATTCCCTATAACATAGTTAACTTCCGATCCTTCGAAATAACCTGACAACGAAGTTGTTAGTGTAAGATGATTTTACCAGTTCAGACTGTCAGATAGGAGATTTACTCCCCAAAAACTGGCTCTTTATCAGATAAGGTCTTTTATAATGGTGCTCTTCACTGGAGTAGGGAAAGGGGtgattcttatatattttgatgttgatCAAGAACAACTTAAGAAAATGTCTTTGTTACAAATTCTTGATGGCTGGAATACTAAACATGTTTCTGTATATATTTCAAAGAGTGAGATTAATGGTGCTCCTGACGACCAATTTGATGAGTATGAGATGGGACAGAGCTTTTCTAAGCTGGGTCGTAtacatgtttttcaatttgtccCTATAAAGTAATTGTTGTATAATCTAGCATCATTAGCAAGGCAGTGTGTGGAAAGCAAGATTTCAGAATAGCATTGAAATTCTCATGGCTTTATATCTTCAGATAGAATCATTTTTAAGTACAGAGTTAGTTGCAGACTACTAGTGGTACAGTTTGAAGAGCCTCACTTCCTCTGAATGGAGTTCAAGTCTATAGCCAGCTTAGCtcaagattcaaaataaaagaggaaatcTGTGAGAAACCAAACCCCATAAATATACATACATGTTGAGATGCTGGGCTAATCTAAAAACCATTAGAACTGCTTGTTCTTCTAAGAGTAGCCATCGTTTTCAGAACATCTTCAGTCTtggagataaataaataaataaagggcaGGATATTCATGGGATGTCAGACAATACAAGGCCCCTCttctttgtctttatttttgtcTTCAAGAAGGTTCCTTGTCAGGGTCTCTTCCCTGTTTTGAATTTCCActcttttctcttcaattttgcCCCATAAAACAGAATAGAGACCAAGCATGATAAGAATTGCACCAATAATCCTGAAATGTAAAGTAGGAAAGTTAGTGTCAAAAAATAACCCTGTTCTGCTTATAGTGTCAAAACATAACCCTGTTCTGCTTATATGCTAATTGAAGAATTCCATGAAttttgaatgttatttttttttctttggaatgtTCACATACCCTCCAGAGTACAACTGATCACCAAGTATTAGAGAAGCCATAATAGCAACCAAAATTGTCTGCATTGGTTGAAAGACAGCAACAAAGACAGGACCACCTTTGTGAATGCACCATGTTTGAAGGGAAATGACTATAGCAGAGGACACAATCCCCTAaacaagaatgaaattgaagaatccattttaaattcaatacataatgacagaaaaataaaaggaagcctgaaatttaagttaattacaGCATATAGGATTGTGAATAGTTCTTCTCCTGATTGGATTTTCCAATGGTTGACGTCAGTTTCTACAAATGCTGCAATGACCAAGAACTGGATCAATCCAAAAAGGCATGTAAAAGAAGTGACAGAGAGCTTTGCCGGATACTTCTTCAACACAGGAGCCtgcaaaatattaattcatattttagcTCATAAGGTCAGTAGTAAATTATGTGCCATCTACAATTTTTAGCAATCCAGATCAGATTAGCACATGATTTTCATAGCTGTGGTCTTATGCAACTTGTATGGTGGTGACAAAATATGCTTTACCTGAAAGACCATCCAGCCAGCCCATGATAAGCAGTGCCCAAACAGGAATATGCATCCCCATGTCCAGTTTTGCATTTTCTTTGAAGACATATCTTCTTCAGATGTTATTCCTTGTTCTTGTTGTGTTATCTGATGCAGTAGAGGAGGGCCTTTGTAGAGTGTAATGACAGACGCACCCCCTATACTTGCAATGGTTCCTAAAACTTTTGCTAGTCCATCTCTCCTAGAAATGTTGACTTTCTCAAGTCTGAGGAGAAAGGTAAAAGTTCAATAAATGTTTCTTTTgttgaagagaaagagaagaaagttcAACGTAGAGAGTCTGTGTTACCCTAGAGCAGAAGCCATGACAAAAGTGATTGCAGGAACTGAATTTTGCATTGCTGAAGCAAAAGCTGGAGATGCATAATACAATCCCAAGAGATAAAACCCTTGGTTTGCAGTGATTCTGGAAACAGAGAAAAGACAAGTTAAAACAACAGAAAGTAGTGAAACCAT
It encodes:
- the LOC7475658 gene encoding WAT1-related protein At3g18200, with the protein product MADRSVLPQKMKLLLALVALQFCYSGFHIVSRVALNIGVSKVVYPVYRNIIALLLLGPFAYFFEKKERPPLTFSVLVQLFFLALLGITANQGFYLLGLYYASPAFASAMQNSVPAITFVMASALGLEKVNISRRDGLAKVLGTIASIGGASVITLYKGPPLLHQITQQEQGITSEEDMSSKKMQNWTWGCIFLFGHCLSWAGWMVFQAPVLKKYPAKLSVTSFTCLFGLIQFLVIAAFVETDVNHWKIQSGEELFTILYAGIVSSAIVISLQTWCIHKGGPVFVAVFQPMQTILVAIMASLILGDQLYSGGIIGAILIMLGLYSVLWGKIEEKRVEIQNREETLTRNLLEDKNKDKEEGPCIV